In Oncorhynchus clarkii lewisi isolate Uvic-CL-2024 chromosome 16, UVic_Ocla_1.0, whole genome shotgun sequence, one genomic interval encodes:
- the LOC139367764 gene encoding RBBP8 N-terminal-like protein isoform X2 — MALDGFNNLLHKLRESHDREVQKWQEKLQELTNKKGCDTKRMEELFNRNQQLREQQRLLTDNIKQLENRLRAGLCDRCTVTQDVAKRRQQEYETSQIQSLQHISILAGEMNMMKKENQRLREEVRHLRVALEGQSGHSSSQDATPEVRHSADLSPSAMPHILTAIRSFNQPPEGATAGLSIVKTETDHSLSFRVDETLPECRDVRGLNGKQSYESHKLLSMSTPITQALRPEHSTARGNTGQKRAHSVEVVGQQRSPVAPIIPHPLLVQKDRPLPSSSSFSSSLSNSSSLPGDEKHSRHLVHAPVPYWPLPIKSARLSLPWPLPEHSDWVTVATSVDDGLVSQSKHNPNLPRFPNLQTYVQQNSSLGKAWLKPSHPPQASLTRSLSTEHGERPTAWVQDRDRRVAPHSWREAVVQAEMKFGESLKEADCPLDLSDPGRSKSIKSLQDSKASPALQDSKASPTLQDSKASPTLQDSKASPTLQDMYIEGETSNRTTRTDSPPQSQACPPSSSSSSSSTPALPSSSSSTRPTSQQRQSPNNHNLKEEEQPEKEEAEGKVDRKTGKDSEDRKVPVLTISLRPVVLLEALNSGLQKQLFSNGKSGSRSDHQEVEGSLSESENSQRSKRTGLDTDTEVRCQKEEQGNVVPRRTSLSCVPP; from the exons ATGGCTCTGGATGGTTTCAACAATCTCCTCCACAAACTGAGGGAGTCCCACGACCGAGAGGTCCAAA aatggCAAGAGAAATTGCAGGAGCTAACCAATAAAAAGGGCTG TGACACAAAGAGAATGGAGGAGCTGTTCAACAGGAACCAACAactgagagagcagcagaggTTACTCACAGACAACATCAAACAGCTGGAAAAcag GTTGAGGGCGGGGCTGTGTGACAGGTGTACTGTGACTCAGGATGTGGCCAAGCGCCGGCAGCAGGAGTATGAGACCTCTCAGATCCAGAGCCTACAGCACATCTCCATCCTGG CTGGAGAGATGAACATGATGAAAAAGGAGAACCAGAGGCTGCGAGAGGAAGTCAGGCATCTGAGAGTGGCACTAGA AGGTCAGAGTGGACATTCCTCCTCCCAGGATGCAACTCCAGAGGTCAGACATTCGGCTGACCTTTCACCTTCTGCTATGCCACACATCCTCACAGCCATCAGGTCTTTTAACCAGCCACCAGAGGGCGCCACTGCAGGGCTGTCCATAGTGAAGACTGAGACAGACCACAGCCTCTCTTTTAGAGTTGACG AGACACTACCTGAATGCAGAGATGTGAGGGGATTGAATGGAAAACAATCctat GAATCCCATAAGCTCCTATCCATGTCCACTCCCATCACACAAGCATTGAGGCCAGAGCACAGTACAGCCAGAGGCAACACTGGGCAGAAGAG AGCCCATAGTGTGGAGGTGGTTGGTCAGCAACGCTCCCCTGTCGCTCCCATCATTCCACACCCCCTACTTGTCCAGAAAGACAGGCCTctcccctcttcatcctccttctcatcctccttatccaactcttcctctctacctggaGATGAGAAGCACAGCCGTCACCTGGTCCATGCTCCGGTCCCTTACTGGCCACTCCCAATCAAAAGTgcccgtctctccctcccctggccCCTGCCGGAGCACTCCGACTGGGTCACCGTGGCCACCTCTGTGGACGACGGTTTGGTGTCCCAATCCAAACATAATCCCAACCTACCACGCTTCCCCAATCTACAGACCTACGTCCAGCAGAACAGCAGCCTTGGGAAGGCCTGGCTCAAGCCCAGCCACCCTCCCCAGGCCAGCCTGACCAGGAGTCTGTCCACTGAGCACGGAGAGAGACCAACAGCATGGGTACAGGACCGTGACAGGAGGGTGGCGCCACACTCGTGGAGGGAGGCAGTGGTGCAGGCAGAGATGAAGTTCGGGGAGAGTCTGAAAGAGGCTGACTGTCCTCTGGACCTGTCTGATCCTGGGAGGTCCAAAAGCATTAAGTCGCTACAGGACAGCAAGGCCAGCCCCGCGCTACAGGACAGCAAGGCCAGCCCCACGCTACAGGACAGCAAGGCCAGCCCCACGCTACAGGACAGCAAGGCCAGTCCCACGCTACAGGACATGTACATAGAAGGGGAGACATCTAACAGGACCACCAGGACAGACTCCCCGCCACAGAGCCAGGCCTGtcccccctcttcctcatcctcctcttcctccacacctgctcttccttcctcctcctcttctacacgTCCCACCAGCCAACAGAGGCAAAGCCCCAACAACCACAACCTTAAG GAGGAAGAGCAGCCAGAGAAGGAGGAAGCTGAGGGGAAAGTAGATCGAAAGACAGGAAAGGACTCTGAGGACAGGAAAGTCCCTGTTCTGACCATCTCATTGCGCCCAG TGGTGCTCCTTGAGGCTCTGAATTCTGGATTGCAGAAGCAACTTTTCTCCAACGGCAAG TCAGGGAGCAGATCAGACCACCAGGAAGTGGAAGGCAGTCTGTCTGAGTCAGAGAACAGCCAGAGATCCAAGAGGACTGGgctggacacagacacagagg TTCGATGTCAGAAAGAGGAACAAGGCAATGTGGTCCCCAGGAGGACCTCTCTCAGCTGTGTTCCACCCTGA
- the LOC139367764 gene encoding RBBP8 N-terminal-like protein isoform X1: protein MALDGFNNLLHKLRESHDREVQKWQEKLQELTNKKGCDTKRMEELFNRNQQLREQQRLLTDNIKQLENRLRAGLCDRCTVTQDVAKRRQQEYETSQIQSLQHISILAGEMNMMKKENQRLREEVRHLRVALEGQSGHSSSQDATPEVRHSADLSPSAMPHILTAIRSFNQPPEGATAGLSIVKTETDHSLSFRVDETLPECRDVRGLNGKQSYESHKLLSMSTPITQALRPEHSTARGNTGQKRAHSVEVVGQQRSPVAPIIPHPLLVQKDRPLPSSSSFSSSLSNSSSLPGDEKHSRHLVHAPVPYWPLPIKSARLSLPWPLPEHSDWVTVATSVDDGLVSQSKHNPNLPRFPNLQTYVQQNSSLGKAWLKPSHPPQASLTRSLSTEHGERPTAWVQDRDRRVAPHSWREAVVQAEMKFGESLKEADCPLDLSDPGRSKSIKSLQDSKASPALQDSKASPTLQDSKASPTLQDSKASPTLQDMYIEGETSNRTTRTDSPPQSQACPPSSSSSSSSTPALPSSSSSTRPTSQQRQSPNNHNLKEEEQPEKEEAEGKVDRKTGKDSEDRKVPVLTISLRPVVLLEALNSGLQKQLFSNGKFDVRKRNKAMWSPGGPLSAVFHPDCNGDDALTGTEGQAVPKTWTERLPSDCCPHGSS from the exons ATGGCTCTGGATGGTTTCAACAATCTCCTCCACAAACTGAGGGAGTCCCACGACCGAGAGGTCCAAA aatggCAAGAGAAATTGCAGGAGCTAACCAATAAAAAGGGCTG TGACACAAAGAGAATGGAGGAGCTGTTCAACAGGAACCAACAactgagagagcagcagaggTTACTCACAGACAACATCAAACAGCTGGAAAAcag GTTGAGGGCGGGGCTGTGTGACAGGTGTACTGTGACTCAGGATGTGGCCAAGCGCCGGCAGCAGGAGTATGAGACCTCTCAGATCCAGAGCCTACAGCACATCTCCATCCTGG CTGGAGAGATGAACATGATGAAAAAGGAGAACCAGAGGCTGCGAGAGGAAGTCAGGCATCTGAGAGTGGCACTAGA AGGTCAGAGTGGACATTCCTCCTCCCAGGATGCAACTCCAGAGGTCAGACATTCGGCTGACCTTTCACCTTCTGCTATGCCACACATCCTCACAGCCATCAGGTCTTTTAACCAGCCACCAGAGGGCGCCACTGCAGGGCTGTCCATAGTGAAGACTGAGACAGACCACAGCCTCTCTTTTAGAGTTGACG AGACACTACCTGAATGCAGAGATGTGAGGGGATTGAATGGAAAACAATCctat GAATCCCATAAGCTCCTATCCATGTCCACTCCCATCACACAAGCATTGAGGCCAGAGCACAGTACAGCCAGAGGCAACACTGGGCAGAAGAG AGCCCATAGTGTGGAGGTGGTTGGTCAGCAACGCTCCCCTGTCGCTCCCATCATTCCACACCCCCTACTTGTCCAGAAAGACAGGCCTctcccctcttcatcctccttctcatcctccttatccaactcttcctctctacctggaGATGAGAAGCACAGCCGTCACCTGGTCCATGCTCCGGTCCCTTACTGGCCACTCCCAATCAAAAGTgcccgtctctccctcccctggccCCTGCCGGAGCACTCCGACTGGGTCACCGTGGCCACCTCTGTGGACGACGGTTTGGTGTCCCAATCCAAACATAATCCCAACCTACCACGCTTCCCCAATCTACAGACCTACGTCCAGCAGAACAGCAGCCTTGGGAAGGCCTGGCTCAAGCCCAGCCACCCTCCCCAGGCCAGCCTGACCAGGAGTCTGTCCACTGAGCACGGAGAGAGACCAACAGCATGGGTACAGGACCGTGACAGGAGGGTGGCGCCACACTCGTGGAGGGAGGCAGTGGTGCAGGCAGAGATGAAGTTCGGGGAGAGTCTGAAAGAGGCTGACTGTCCTCTGGACCTGTCTGATCCTGGGAGGTCCAAAAGCATTAAGTCGCTACAGGACAGCAAGGCCAGCCCCGCGCTACAGGACAGCAAGGCCAGCCCCACGCTACAGGACAGCAAGGCCAGCCCCACGCTACAGGACAGCAAGGCCAGTCCCACGCTACAGGACATGTACATAGAAGGGGAGACATCTAACAGGACCACCAGGACAGACTCCCCGCCACAGAGCCAGGCCTGtcccccctcttcctcatcctcctcttcctccacacctgctcttccttcctcctcctcttctacacgTCCCACCAGCCAACAGAGGCAAAGCCCCAACAACCACAACCTTAAG GAGGAAGAGCAGCCAGAGAAGGAGGAAGCTGAGGGGAAAGTAGATCGAAAGACAGGAAAGGACTCTGAGGACAGGAAAGTCCCTGTTCTGACCATCTCATTGCGCCCAG TGGTGCTCCTTGAGGCTCTGAATTCTGGATTGCAGAAGCAACTTTTCTCCAACGGCAAG TTCGATGTCAGAAAGAGGAACAAGGCAATGTGGTCCCCAGGAGGACCTCTCTCAGCTGTGTTCCACCCTGACTGCAACGGAGATGACGCCCTCACGGGGACAGAGGGGCAGGCAGTACCAAAGACTTGGACAGAACGTCTTCCATCTGACTGTTGTCCTCATGGTTCTAGCTAG